In the Pedobacter cryoconitis genome, AAGTCTGCGTAGGTTTATCAATTTGAATCTCCCAGTCCTGGTCTGTAAACTGCGCAAAGTTCTTGTGGTTCCAGGTATGACTTGCAATTACATGTCCATCATCTGATAGCTCTTTAATCTGCGCCTTGCTCATATATCTTGGTCTGCCGATAGATACAGTCATAATAAAAAATACGCCTTTAAACCCATGTTTTTTCAGTTCTGAAGCTCCTACAGTATATTGATCCAAATCTGTATCATCGAAAGATATCATAATCGGTTTTGAAGGTAGTTTCGTACCGTAATTCAAATAATCATACAACTGATCTGGTAAAATAGTATGATAGCCACTATCTGCCAGCATTTTCATATGATCTCTGAAGTTAGCAGGAGGAATAATATCATCATGCGCTCTTTGGGAATCTGAAGCTTTCCAATCCCTGATCTGATGATAACACAATACTGGAACTTCCTTACGTAAAATAATCGTTTTAGCGTCAGCCGGCAAAGATTTCACAGGAACTGTTGATTGCGCATCATGTATTAAAGTATCCTTAGCAGTTTTAGCTAGTTGTTGTTTAGAATCAGAATGACAAGCGAAAAGAAACAATAAAAAAAAGAGGAATAACGAATGGGGGTATGTTTTCATGGACACAAAAATAAATATATTTTGCGAACAGTATTAAAATTACCAAACACCTTGTCCTAAAAATTGTTAAATTTAAGTATGGAAAAAGAAGAAATCAAAAGAATACTGGAAACAGTGGAACAACAAGTAAGCTCTTCTATTCTTGGAGGAATGGAAGACGCTTATGAAGAGTTGGAGCGTCTGGGTTATATCATTATTCATCCGGATAGCGCCCATCCCTCCGCAACAATCACGCAAAAGGGAGAAGATTTCCTGGAGAATTACTAACCCGGAGATAAAATAATAAAGAAGGTCTGATCAGCCTGTCTGCATTCAGGCCTTATTTATTATTTTGCTTGCTGTCCGGTTTGGAGCAGCCATTGTTTATATTTCTCTTCAAGGAAGCCAGACAAATCAGCCATATATCCCGCTGTTTTAACCGTAAAATGATCTCCCGGATAATATTTAAAAAGCATAGCTGCCTGTACCGCTTTCATTTCCTCATTCATTAACCTGACCGGATAATTCAGCATAAAGTTATCCTCATCCCCTATCGATATCCGTATTTTCCCGTCCAGATCTTTTTTTAAATCTTTCCAGTTATTTCTCAGGTATAAAGAAATATCATACTTTTTCCAGTTTTCAACAGTATGCTGATTGATCGAACCGGTTTTAGGATCACAAATCGACTCCGGTATCCCATCTTTTCCTTTTTTACTGAATACCGCTTCAAAAGAACGCTGCTGTTCTCCTCTTGAAATAACATGCTCTACCTGGTACATCTCTTTCAAATAAGAAAAAGGAAATCTGCCGGCAACTGTTCCACCCGGATTGAGCCGCCCCTTAGCATCATAGAACAAGCTACTATCTTTGTATAAGTTCACATTCAGAAACTTGCGGAAATCCACATAATCAGGACTACTGGAAGCTGTAGCCAGGAATAGCTTTGGATAATGCGTTTGTAACCATAAAACAGACCAGCCTCCACTACTATGACCTGTTAACAATCTTGCCCCATTGCAGCGATACTGCTTTTCCAGCAAAGGAATAAACTCCTGGGTCAATGCATCTCCCCATGGGCCATTATTATCACTATTCGCATAAGCAGTATGTCCCAAGGCACAATTACCATCCAAAAACACACGGATAACTGGAGTAGTGCCAATTACTGCAGGCATTTTGCCTGTAACCGACATATAATGATGATCACCGCCAAAGCCAGTCACGATAAATAATACAGGAAATTTAGCTGACGGGTTTTTATAATATTCAGCTGGTAACTGAACAGCTGCATCTAAAGTAAATTTCTTCTGGTAGAAATTACTCAATAACCTGGTGGGAGCTTTGAATTCTTTGATGAATTCCGTTTCCTGAAAAACGAGTTCAGGAACCACCTGATCTGCCAATAAGGTAAAAGACTGCTTTAAATCTTTACCAATTACTATTTTTTGCGGAGTACTAAATATATTACCCGGACTGGCTGCAATAGCTCTTCCTCCGAGATTCAAGTCCCAGACTGCCTGGATATAATAAACTCCACGTTCCATCTCAGAAGGCAGAACAGGATAGGACGTTGCCAGATCATCGATAACAATGCTTTCGCCAGGTTTAATCCCTTTAACCTCCACTGCAAAGCAATTTAATGGTTCTATACCGATAGACGCAGTTAAGGGCTGAGGGTTATTCTTTGATAAGTACAGAAAAACCTTTCCTGTAAAAGACTGATTTAATGAGGCAGGAGAATAAGCTACTTTAAATTGCTGTGCAAAGCTGTTTAAAGTAAAAGCCAGGAAGAAAGATAGTAAACAGCATATCTTTTTGATCATAACGATTTAAAGGATTGATTAAACCTCTAATATACGGGTAGGATCTGATATTAAAATTTAAAAGCACTGTAACAGGGTGATGAATCCCGTTACAAGTGCTTACCTATTAACTAAATAATGAAGATCAAATATAATATTAATGCAACACAATTGCAACTGTATTGCATTAATATTATAAGGCTGTAACCAATTCTTTACGAATACTGATTAACACATCAATACCGGCTATTGAATTACGTTTTCGAAAGGATTAGCAAATACCTCTTTATTCATCTGCTGAAGTTCTTCTTCCACGGTCAGCAAACAAGCAGTCAATTCCTCGTGCAATTGTTCTTTTTGAAGATCCTGCGCAATAAATACCAGTTCATTCATCCGGTCGCCATAATTTGCATCCCAGCGGTTCTCAATTTCTTTTCTATTGTCCGCAAAATCCTGGTAATTCAACCTTTCAGAAGGCAGCATGCTCGCCCACCACGTTCCAGCACTCTCAATCCGCAGCGATCCGCCCGCCTGTGAAAAGTTTAAAGCACGGTCTGGCATTGGCGCTAACCAAAACAACCCTTTTGTTCTGATCACATTTGGTGGGAATTGTTCGTTCAGGTAACGCCATAAACGTTCAGGATGAAAAGGCTTAGAAGAACGGAATACCGTACTGCTGATCCCATATTCTTCAGTTTCGGGTAAATGTTCAGCATTTAACTCTTTAATCCATCCTGCCCCTTGAGAAGCCTCGTCAAAATCGAACAAACCAGTATTTAATATCTCTTTCAGATCAACCTGACTAAAAGAAGTATCAATTAATTTAGCTGAAGAATTCAACTTGCGGATCACAGCTTTCAAAAGCAATAAATCCGCTGCAGAAACCAAATCTGTTTTATTCAGGATAATCACATTTGCAAACTCAATCTGATCAGTTAACAAATTAACTATTGTCCGCTGGTCAGCACTATCATCTACCCATCCCCTATCTACCAGCAATTCATTTGTTCCAAAGTCTTTTTTAAAATTAAAACAGTCTACCACGGTCACCATTGTATCCAGTTTACTAAACTTACTTAAGTCGATATTCATTTCCAGATCTACATAACTAAAAGTTTGGGCTACCGGAACAGGCTCAGATATACCAGTACTCTCAATAACCAGATAATCAAAACGATTTTCCTTCGCAAGCTTTTCTACTTCAGCAATCAAATCTTCCCGCAGCGTGCAACAAATACAACCATTGCTCATCTCTACTAATTTCTCTTCTGTCCGGGATAACATATTATCCCGCTGAATTGCATTCGCATCAATATTTATTTCGCCCATATCATTGACAATCAACGCTACTCTCAAGTTTTGTTTGTTATGTAGAATATGGTTTAGCAAGGTAGTTTTCCCACTTCCAAGAAATCCACTGAGCACAGTTACAGGTAATAATTTAGTCTTCATTTTATGTGTATATTTAATGCAATCAAGTTGCAAATATAATAGAAACAATATAAATGCAATATTATTGCATTTATATTTACCAGGAGATAACAATCCTGAGCACAGCACGTTTACCTATTCAATTGCAGTAGCAAACTCTTTACACATATACTATATGCAATAAACTTGCATATAGTATTTTTGTTAAAAATTAAACAGACCCACACAAATGATATCCATCAAATCAGTTTCACACAGTTATGGTAATGCACTCCGCATTGGCTTTAAAGACTGGGAAATCAATAATGGCGAACAATGGTTACTCTTAGGAGAATCGGGTAGCGGAAAAACGACTCTGCTACACATTCTAACCGGCATATTAAAACCCGTTGCCGGAGCAGTAAATATGGATGGTACCTCCATATATTCCCTATCTTCCCGTGAGCTTGATCAGTTTAGAGGCAGAAATATAGGGATCATCTTTCAGCGCCCGCATTTAATTAAAAGCCTGACAATTGCAGAAAACCTGGTTATGGCTCAGAGTTTTGCCCGTCTTCCAGAAGACCTGAAAAGAGTAAATGAAGTTTTAACCTCCCTGGGCATAGCAGACAAAAAAAATAGTTATCCCAATGAATTAAGTCAGGGACAACTGCAAAGAGTCTCTATCGCAAGGGCTGTCATCAATAAACCAGCCCTGTTAATTGCAGATGAGCCTACTTCCAGTCTGGACGATAAAAATGCACAGGCTGTACTTGAATTATTACTGCAGCAATCTGGTTTAAACCAGGCCACATTAATTGTAGCCACCCATGATAAAAGAGTTAAAGATGCATTTACAAATACCTACGAATTAAAATGAGCCCATTAAAAATCAGCTGGAAAAGTTTATGGTCTAAACCATTATCCTCCGCACTAAATATTATGCTCATTGCCTTCGGTACGGGTATATTGACAATTCTGCTTTTAGCCTCCACACAAATCGGAGAGAAATTAGATAACAATGCTAAAGACATCGATTTGGTAGTTGGTGCCAAAGGAAGCCCGCTCCAGCTTATTCTGAGCAGCATCTATTATATTGATTTCCCGACCGGAAACATTCCTTTAAAAGAAGCACAGGAATTAGCACGCAGCCCATTCGTTAAAAAAGCTGTTCCCTTAGCACAAGGCGATAATTACCAGGGCATCAGAATCGTAGGTACAGACAGCAATTTCGTCAGTATCTATAAACTAAAAACCAGTACAGGCAAATTCTGGAATGCTGATTTTGAAGTCACCATAGGCTCAACTGTCGCTATCAACCAGAAATTAAAAATTGGAGATACCTTTTTCGGTGCCCATGGACTCACAGGCAGTTCAGACATTCATAAAACACACGCCTATAAAGTAGTCGGAATTTTAGCCCCACAGGGGAATGTTACCGACAACCTGATCCTGACTAATATTTCAAGCGTATGGAAAATGCACGAAGACCATGAAAAAGAAGAAGCTACAGAACGTCATGAACACCAGGATCACAGGCCAGACCAAACCGGACACCAGGATGAAAAAGAAATTACAGCCCTGCTTATTCAATACAGGTCACCGATGTCTGTAGTCATGTTTCCAAGAATGGTCAATCAATCTACCAATTTACAAGCCGCTTCGCCTGCGATGGAAAGTACCCGCTTATTCTCATTGATAGGCGTTGGAGTAGATACGCTTCAATGGTTTGCGGCCCTGATTATGCTCATTGCTGCGATTAGTGTATTTGTAAATTTATATAACTCCTTAAAAGAAAGAAGTTACGACCTGGCTATTATGCGGACACTGGGCGCTTCCAGAAGCCAGTTATTCTGTATTGTGATTTTTGAAGGAATCCTGCTTACTTTAGCTGGTACAATTATTGGAATAGTTTTGGGACATCTAATCCTGCAGCTGATCGGAAACTATCAGGAAAGTAGTCAGGCCAGACTCAGTGGGTTTATCTTACTGAAAGATGAAATTTATTTATTTGTTGCCGGGCTGGCGATTGGTATATTTGCAGCTGTAATTCCTGCCATGCAGGCTTACCGGTCAAATATCTCTAAGATATTGTCTAAAAACTAAATATGAACACGCGAATGAAACCACTGCTCGTTATATTCTTACTACTTTCAGGCTATGCTGTGAAAGCTCAGCATAATCCAAATGACCAGATCAGCTCTTCTAATTGGGATGTAATCGGAGGAGTAGATTTTAAGATTGTGAAGGATACACAGATGTTTGCCATTTACAATGCCGATATTAAAAAATACGCAAATAAACCATTTGAACTAGAAGGATACTTAGTCCCGATTAAAGATGGGATGAAACAAACTAAATTTATGCTTTCGACCCTTCCGATTAACCAATGTTATTTCTGCGGAAAAAATGGCGTACCGATTATGGTGATGGTTGAGCTTGCTGAACCGATTAAATTTACTTATCAAACCATAACTATTAAAGGAACGCTGAAACTAAGCACTGGAAATGCAATGGACAATCCACCAATAGCACTAGTTAACGCAAAGTCAATTTAATGAACATGAAAATCGATCCTACTAACATACTCAAAGAACACGCGCTGAAACATACCAAACAAAGAGTTCGTGTTTTAGAAGAGATAGCCTTAGATACTGTCGCTATTTCGCAACCCGAACTGGAAAAAAAGCTCGGTAAAGAAATTGACAGGGTAACACTTTACCGCATCTTAAACATCTATGAGGATAAAGGAATTCTGCACCGGATTATGGATATGAACGGAACGGCTAATTATGCCATTTGTTCTTCTTCCTGTTCAGCCGATCATCACCACGATGAACATATTCACTTTAACTGTACCACATGCAATAAAATATACTGTCTGGATGTTGCAGTGCCACATAGCACGATGCCAAAAGGATTCACAGCCAAAACAGTAAATACAACTGCTTACGGAACCTGCGAAAAGTGCAATCTTGAAGTTAAAAAGAATTAATAAACATAAAAAAAGGTGCGGAAGTTAAGACCTCCGCACCTTTCTTAGTATAATTTATCAGGATTAGTGTCCTGCGTGTCCATCAGCACCATGTGCATGACCATGACTTAATTCTTCTTCAGTTGCTTCACGTACCGAAAGGATTTTACCACCAAAAATCAGGTTTTTACCAGCCATCGGATGGTTTAAATCTACTGAAATAGTAGTATCATGAACAGCAGTAACACCTGCTCTGAAGTGATTTCCTTCGTTATCTTGTAAAGGAATAACATCACCTACATTAGGCAAGTCAACATCTTTGAACATATCTTTTGGTAAGTCAGCGAAAGCTCCCGGATCTAAATCACCGTAACCATCAGCTGCACTTAGCTCAAATTTATACTCATCACCAACATTTAATCCAGTTAAATGCTCTTCAAATTTAGGCAACATCATACCTGCACCGTATAAGAATACCAATGCATTTTGCTCATCAGCTTTTTCTACGAAAACTTGTTGTCCCTCTTCATTAGTCGTATGCAGTTCGTACGTTAATGAAACTACTGTATTGGGTTTAATACTCATTGGAATCTTATTTAGTTAATTAATTTTAATGCTTCTTCAACTGTTGTTACAGGCAGTTGACATGATTTATTTCGGCAAATATATATTTTTGTTTCAATGCTTTGCTTATCTTTTAACAAAGGAAGTATAGAATTTGTTCCTCCTAATATAATTTTGTTTGGGATGTATCTCTCATTCAGCGATTTCCTCACCTGAGTGATAGCATCTCCGGAGAATGCAATTTCATTAATTCCAAACACTTCATTCATCATCTGGATCGCCCAGTTAGAATAAGCAGAGCCATAAGTTTTAATTTGAGGATGTACTGCAGCCAACATCGCATCTGCTCTTTCCGTATAACGGGTCTCATCAAATAATAGGCCCAGATGTTTTAAGTTTTGTGCCATGACTGAGTTCGCAGCAGGAATCACATTATCCATAATCTCATGCTTACGTGCAATCAAAGACTCCCCATTAGCAGGTGTATAAAACAACATTGGGCTGTCCAGATCACGGAAATTGCTGAGCACCCAATCTGTCAGTTTCTTTGCTTCCAGTAACCAGCGATCTTCAAAATCAGCTTCATATAAAGCAATTAAAGCAGCGATAAAGAAAGCATAATCATCAAGGAAACCAGTGATTGAAGCTTTATTATGTTTATAATTCCGGTACAATCCACCGTTTTCGGCCGTTAGGTTAGCCAGGATAAAATCTGCTGCTTTTCTTGCCGCCAGGTAAAACTCTTCCCGGTCAAAAATCTGACTGCTTTCTGACAATGCTTTAATCATCATCGCATTCCACGCAGTCAAACACTTATCATCTAAGCCTGGATGCATTCTTTTACTCCTGACCGCCAGCAATTTTTCCTTAGCCGAATTTAGTTTTTTTGTAAAATCAGCAATCGGAATCCCCTTTAATTCAGCGTATTCTTCAGGTGTATATTTTCTCAGCAGAATATTGATTTCTTCCTCTTCCCAATTCCCCTGTGCTGTAACATTGAAATAATCTGCCAGTAATGCAGCATCAGCACCCAGTATTTTTTCGAACTCCAATAAATCCCATACATAGAATTTACCTTCAACCCCTTCACTGTCGGCATCCAAAGCGGAATAAAATAATCCTTCGGGAGATGTCATTTCACGCTCTATCCAGGCAATTGATTCTATAGCTACTTCTTTAAACAAATGAATACCTGAAAATTGATAAGCTTCCGCATATAAACTGATAAGCTGTGCATTATCATATAACATCTTTTCGAAGTGAGGCACATGCCAGCTGCCATCTACCGAATACCTGGCGAAACCACCACCTATCTGATCATAAATTCCACCAAAAGCCATCTTTTCCAATGTCAGCAGCGTCGCTACATGCGTTGCATTCTCCTTCATTAAATGACTATAACGCAATAAAAACTGCCAGTTATTAGGTAAAGGGAATTTAGGCGCCCTGTTATATCCCCCTTCCATCATATCGAAATTACGCTTCCACGGTGTAGTAATATCCTGTAAGTCTTTTTCTGTATAAGGAGTAGTTCTGATATTAGGAATCACTTTTTCTGAGTTCCGGATACCTTCAGTTAGCTGAACAGCATATTGTTCTGCTTTACCAGGTTCAGTTTGCCATAAACCGGCAACGTTTAACAAGATATTGATCCAATCCTCTTTTTTAAAATAAGTGCCTCCATAGATTGGCCGCTGATCAGGTAAACAAATACAATTTAATGGCCATCCTCCACTACCAGTCATCAATTGGATAGCCAGCATATAAATCTGATCAATATCAGGCCTTTCTTCCCGGTCTACTTTAATACAAACAAAATGTTTATTCATCACCTCTGCTACTTCGTGTAACTCAAAGCTCTCCCGTTCCATCACATGGCACCAGTGACAAGCTGAATAACCAATACTGACCAGAATCAGTTTGTTTTCCTGCTTTGCTTTTGCTAACGCTTCTTCCCCCCATTCATACCAGTTTACAGGATTATAAGCATGCTGCAAAAGGTAAGGCGAAGAGGCGCGGATTAAACTATTAGGTTCCAGATTCATAAGACAAAGATAAAAACAATTCTGTACGGGCACGTCACTTCTTATCCTACATCAACTGATGCGGAAGCGGTTCAAAGTATATTTGTATAACGAAAATCAAAGCAGGTTGTTGTTAAAACATTTTAACACAATCGTTTTGATTACCTCAAAAAAGGAGAAATAAAATGAAGAAGTTAATTGAAAAAATCGTGACAAAACCTGGTCAGCCAGGCATGGTGGGTGATGGGTTCAGAGTCTTTAACTATATACCTGGAGCTGATATTTCTAAAAGAAGGATCAGTCCGTTTTTATTAATGGATTTTAATGCAGCATATGATTTCGGGCCCTCAGATCACGTCAGAGGAGTAGATGTTCACCCACATAAAGGTTTTGAAACCGTTACTATTGCTTATCAAGGCAGCATTGCACATCACGATAGTGCCGGAAACAGTGGAATTATTAATACAGGTGATGTACAATGGATGACTGCCGGAGAAGGGATTCTGCATAAAGAATACCACGAAGAAACCTTTTCTAAAACCGGAGGGCCTTTTGAAATGGTTCAATTGTGGGTAAATCTTCCTAAAAAAGATAAATGTGTTCCTGCGCATTACCAGGAATTAAAAGCTGCCGGAATGGGAAAAGTTGAATTAGCAGACCAGGCAGGTACAGTGAACGTGATTGCTGGAAATTTTAACGGAGTATCCGGGCCAGCTGAGACTTATACCCCGGTAAACCTGTTCGACATTAAATTAAATGAAGGTGGAGAACTGACTACTACCATTACTGCAACGCACAATACTGCTTTGTTAGTTGTAAACGGTAGTATAATTATCAATGATGAAATCGCGACAGAACATAGTTTTGTATTATTTGAGAATAAGGGAGAGGAAATCCATATTAAGGCAAATCAGAAAAGTGTGATCTTGTTATTAAGCGGAGCACCAATTGATGAACCGATAGTAAGTTATGGCCCTTTTGTAATGAATACGGAAGAAGAAATCCATCAGGCAATTGAAGATTTCAATGCCGGCAAATTTGGTGTATTGAATTAAATGTAAAAGACATGAATGAAGAATATGTAAATCTGCCACTGGTTAAAAATCAGGATCAGAACCGTTTCGAACTTAAAGTAGGTGATTATACCGCATTTATAGCTTATAAAGAACGGAGCAAGAAAATCTGGCTCATTCATACCGAAGCACCAGAAGAGTTGAAAGGTAAAGGTGCAGCAACTGCTGTGATCGAAAAGACGTTGACCTACATGGAAGAAAACGAGTATAAACTGATTCCGCTATGTCCTGTAGTGGTAGCTTACCTTAAACGCCATACAGATTGGAACCGGATATTGGATGAAAGCGTTACCCCTTTCTAATTGATCATTCATAAGAAGCCTTTTAAGGGGGCTTCTTATTTCCGGTAGACTGGCGATTAATAAAAATAAATATTAATCCCTGAATGAATTACCTATTTAATCAGCAGTTGCTGAAAAGATAAACTATCTCCCCTGAACGCATTGAAATCTACTACATGATTGATCCCTGTAATCCGGGCTTTATCTGAGTGCTGCCAAAAAGACCATTTAGTATTTGCACCAGCTTTCAATTCTGCTTTATAATAATGTGCAATCCACAAAGGATAGCCATCAAAATGTCCTTTCAGATAATCTTTATAAAAGACCAATCCAGAGTAAATAATAGGTTTTACACCCGTTTTTCTTTCTACATGAGTGATAAAATCCTTCAATTCTATCCGCATTTTCTCAGGAGATACGCCACTTAAGGTTTCAATATCGATAACCGGGGGTAAATCTCCAGACTCATATTTAACAGTCTGCAAGAAAAACCGGGCTTGCCATAAACCCGATTTTTTAGGAATAAAATAATGATATGCACCACAAATAATACCTGCTTTTGGCGCCTCCCTCCAATTGCGCTGAAAATATGAGTCAACACTTGAAACCCCTTCTGTAGCTTTAATAAATGCAAATTTGATACTCACATCATCGTCCTTCATTGCTTTTACCTTCGTCCAGTCAATTTTGCCCTGATAAGAAGAAACATCAATTCCATGAATCGTATACCGTTTAGGAATTTGAATATCAAAACTCTTATAAGTCCTGTAATTCGGATCTTCTCCAATATCCATTATCCATCGGGTTGTCGAAGTAAAAAGCTTCAGCACATAACCATAATATAAAGGAGAAAATAAAATGAGTAATAACCCTGCAATAACAAATTTCCATTGTAATGAAAGCCCTTTTTTCTTCTTCGCAGCAGGCTTTCTCCGCTTTGGAGCTGTTTTTGGAGTTACTTTTGGACTCGCCTTAGGTACAAGAGGCTGATCAAAAATAAGCTTTCCCTGGTTGGCAGGTATTTTCTTTAGAGGTGGAGGCACGGGGTAAAAATACAAAAGGGCAGCCATTTGGCCACCCTTTGTTGATAGAATTATCTAAAATTATTTGCTTAGTTCCGCAAAATACTTGTGGAATAAAGGCAAAGTTTCAAT is a window encoding:
- a CDS encoding alpha/beta hydrolase-fold protein, whose amino-acid sequence is MIKKICCLLSFFLAFTLNSFAQQFKVAYSPASLNQSFTGKVFLYLSKNNPQPLTASIGIEPLNCFAVEVKGIKPGESIVIDDLATSYPVLPSEMERGVYYIQAVWDLNLGGRAIAASPGNIFSTPQKIVIGKDLKQSFTLLADQVVPELVFQETEFIKEFKAPTRLLSNFYQKKFTLDAAVQLPAEYYKNPSAKFPVLFIVTGFGGDHHYMSVTGKMPAVIGTTPVIRVFLDGNCALGHTAYANSDNNGPWGDALTQEFIPLLEKQYRCNGARLLTGHSSGGWSVLWLQTHYPKLFLATASSSPDYVDFRKFLNVNLYKDSSLFYDAKGRLNPGGTVAGRFPFSYLKEMYQVEHVISRGEQQRSFEAVFSKKGKDGIPESICDPKTGSINQHTVENWKKYDISLYLRNNWKDLKKDLDGKIRISIGDEDNFMLNYPVRLMNEEMKAVQAAMLFKYYPGDHFTVKTAGYMADLSGFLEEKYKQWLLQTGQQAK
- a CDS encoding thioredoxin domain-containing protein, which codes for MNLEPNSLIRASSPYLLQHAYNPVNWYEWGEEALAKAKQENKLILVSIGYSACHWCHVMERESFELHEVAEVMNKHFVCIKVDREERPDIDQIYMLAIQLMTGSGGWPLNCICLPDQRPIYGGTYFKKEDWINILLNVAGLWQTEPGKAEQYAVQLTEGIRNSEKVIPNIRTTPYTEKDLQDITTPWKRNFDMMEGGYNRAPKFPLPNNWQFLLRYSHLMKENATHVATLLTLEKMAFGGIYDQIGGGFARYSVDGSWHVPHFEKMLYDNAQLISLYAEAYQFSGIHLFKEVAIESIAWIEREMTSPEGLFYSALDADSEGVEGKFYVWDLLEFEKILGADAALLADYFNVTAQGNWEEEEINILLRKYTPEEYAELKGIPIADFTKKLNSAKEKLLAVRSKRMHPGLDDKCLTAWNAMMIKALSESSQIFDREEFYLAARKAADFILANLTAENGGLYRNYKHNKASITGFLDDYAFFIAALIALYEADFEDRWLLEAKKLTDWVLSNFRDLDSPMLFYTPANGESLIARKHEIMDNVIPAANSVMAQNLKHLGLLFDETRYTERADAMLAAVHPQIKTYGSAYSNWAIQMMNEVFGINEIAFSGDAITQVRKSLNERYIPNKIILGGTNSILPLLKDKQSIETKIYICRNKSCQLPVTTVEEALKLIN
- a CDS encoding pirin family protein, which produces MKKLIEKIVTKPGQPGMVGDGFRVFNYIPGADISKRRISPFLLMDFNAAYDFGPSDHVRGVDVHPHKGFETVTIAYQGSIAHHDSAGNSGIINTGDVQWMTAGEGILHKEYHEETFSKTGGPFEMVQLWVNLPKKDKCVPAHYQELKAAGMGKVELADQAGTVNVIAGNFNGVSGPAETYTPVNLFDIKLNEGGELTTTITATHNTALLVVNGSIIINDEIATEHSFVLFENKGEEIHIKANQKSVILLLSGAPIDEPIVSYGPFVMNTEEEIHQAIEDFNAGKFGVLN
- a CDS encoding GNAT family N-acetyltransferase — its product is MNEEYVNLPLVKNQDQNRFELKVGDYTAFIAYKERSKKIWLIHTEAPEELKGKGAATAVIEKTLTYMEENEYKLIPLCPVVVAYLKRHTDWNRILDESVTPF
- a CDS encoding polysaccharide deacetylase family protein gives rise to the protein MKTYPHSLFLFFLLFLFACHSDSKQQLAKTAKDTLIHDAQSTVPVKSLPADAKTIILRKEVPVLCYHQIRDWKASDSQRAHDDIIPPANFRDHMKMLADSGYHTILPDQLYDYLNYGTKLPSKPIMISFDDTDLDQYTVGASELKKHGFKGVFFIMTVSIGRPRYMSKAQIKELSDDGHVIASHTWNHKNFAQFTDQDWEIQIDKPTQTLEKITGKKVEYFAYPYGVFKAANLHKLKEHGFKAAFILSTPMDEANPIYTIRRIIDPGRYTAKNLYNSLQKSFNKKKIVTPVS
- a CDS encoding ABC transporter permease, which produces MSPLKISWKSLWSKPLSSALNIMLIAFGTGILTILLLASTQIGEKLDNNAKDIDLVVGAKGSPLQLILSSIYYIDFPTGNIPLKEAQELARSPFVKKAVPLAQGDNYQGIRIVGTDSNFVSIYKLKTSTGKFWNADFEVTIGSTVAINQKLKIGDTFFGAHGLTGSSDIHKTHAYKVVGILAPQGNVTDNLILTNISSVWKMHEDHEKEEATERHEHQDHRPDQTGHQDEKEITALLIQYRSPMSVVMFPRMVNQSTNLQAASPAMESTRLFSLIGVGVDTLQWFAALIMLIAAISVFVNLYNSLKERSYDLAIMRTLGASRSQLFCIVIFEGILLTLAGTIIGIVLGHLILQLIGNYQESSQARLSGFILLKDEIYLFVAGLAIGIFAAVIPAMQAYRSNISKILSKN
- a CDS encoding Fur family transcriptional regulator, coding for MNMKIDPTNILKEHALKHTKQRVRVLEEIALDTVAISQPELEKKLGKEIDRVTLYRILNIYEDKGILHRIMDMNGTANYAICSSSCSADHHHDEHIHFNCTTCNKIYCLDVAVPHSTMPKGFTAKTVNTTAYGTCEKCNLEVKKN
- a CDS encoding FKBP-type peptidyl-prolyl cis-trans isomerase; this encodes MSIKPNTVVSLTYELHTTNEEGQQVFVEKADEQNALVFLYGAGMMLPKFEEHLTGLNVGDEYKFELSAADGYGDLDPGAFADLPKDMFKDVDLPNVGDVIPLQDNEGNHFRAGVTAVHDTTISVDLNHPMAGKNLIFGGKILSVREATEEELSHGHAHGADGHAGH
- a CDS encoding ABC transporter ATP-binding protein, with protein sequence MISIKSVSHSYGNALRIGFKDWEINNGEQWLLLGESGSGKTTLLHILTGILKPVAGAVNMDGTSIYSLSSRELDQFRGRNIGIIFQRPHLIKSLTIAENLVMAQSFARLPEDLKRVNEVLTSLGIADKKNSYPNELSQGQLQRVSIARAVINKPALLIADEPTSSLDDKNAQAVLELLLQQSGLNQATLIVATHDKRVKDAFTNTYELK
- a CDS encoding GTP-binding protein; the protein is MKTKLLPVTVLSGFLGSGKTTLLNHILHNKQNLRVALIVNDMGEINIDANAIQRDNMLSRTEEKLVEMSNGCICCTLREDLIAEVEKLAKENRFDYLVIESTGISEPVPVAQTFSYVDLEMNIDLSKFSKLDTMVTVVDCFNFKKDFGTNELLVDRGWVDDSADQRTIVNLLTDQIEFANVIILNKTDLVSAADLLLLKAVIRKLNSSAKLIDTSFSQVDLKEILNTGLFDFDEASQGAGWIKELNAEHLPETEEYGISSTVFRSSKPFHPERLWRYLNEQFPPNVIRTKGLFWLAPMPDRALNFSQAGGSLRIESAGTWWASMLPSERLNYQDFADNRKEIENRWDANYGDRMNELVFIAQDLQKEQLHEELTACLLTVEEELQQMNKEVFANPFENVIQ